From the Primulina tabacum isolate GXHZ01 chromosome 3, ASM2559414v2, whole genome shotgun sequence genome, one window contains:
- the LOC142541035 gene encoding purine permease 3-like — translation MEVQATTTTAAMKRIYLIINCIILSIGNCGGPLIMRLYFIRGGKRIWFSSWLETGGCPIILIPLLVSYMLRRRTTSNTQLFFMKPRVFWAAAVIGTFTGLDDYLYAYGVAKLPVSTSSLLIATQLAFTAVFAFLLVKQKFTAYSINAVVLLTVGAVVLGLHASGDRPKGESDKQYFVGFFMTLGAAAMYGLILPLVELMYLKAGQALTYTLVLEIQMVMCFFATAFCTVGMLINKDFQAIPREAREYELGEGKYYLVVIWSAIIWQCFFLGAIGIIFYSSSLLSGIAITVLLPVTELLAVMFYHEKFQSEKGVSLFLSLWGFMSYFLGEKVKISKMKKNDMITESEMSNHHQQSVATP, via the exons ATGGAAGTTCAGGCCACCACCACCACTGCCGCCATGAAAAGGATCTATCTAATCATTAACTGCATAATACTATCCATCGGAAATTGCGGCGGCCCACTGATCATGCGCCTCTACTTTATCCGCGGCGGCAAAAGGATCTGGTTCTCCAGCTGGCTCGAAACCGGCGGTTGCCCGATAATCCTCATCCCCCTCCTCGTTTCCTACATGCTCCGCCGCAGAACCACATCAAACACCCAACTCTTCTTTATGAAACCCCGAGTGTTCTGGGCGGCAGCGGTGATCGGAACCTTTACAGGCTTGGACGACTATCTTTACGCATACGGCGTCGCGAAGCTCCCGGTGTCCACTTCCTCCTTGCTCATCGCCACTCAGCTGGCCTTCACGGCGGTGTTTGCTTTCCTCCTCGTGAAGCAGAAGTTCACCGCGTACTCCATAAACGCGGTGGTTCTGCTGACGGTGGGAGCGGTGGTTTTGGGACTTCACGCGAGCGGTGATCGCCCAAAGGGGGAGTCCGATAAACAGTATTTCGTAGGGTTTTTCATGACGTTGGGTGCGGCAGCGATGTACGGCCTGATTCTGCCGTTGGTGGAGCTGATGTATTTGAAGGCGGGACAGGCTTTAACATACACACTTGTTTTGGAGATTCAGATGGTGATGTGTTTTTTCGCCACTGCCTTCTGTACAGTTGGCATGCTCATCAACAAAGATTTCCAG GCAATACCAAGAGAAGCAAGAGAATATGAACTGGGAGAGGGCAAATATTACTTAGTTGTTATTTGGAGTGCGATAATTTGGCAGTGTTTCTTCTTGGGAGCTATTGGTATTATATTTTACTCATCATCTCTTTTATCAGGCATAGCAATCACAGTGCTGCTACCGGTAACTGAGTTACTAGCTGTCATGTTTTACCATGAGAAGTTCCAATCTGAAAAGGGTGTCTCTCTTTTTCTATCCCTTTGGGGATTCATGTCATACTTTCTTGGTGAGAAGGTCAAAATAAGCAAGATGAAGAAGAATGACATGATCACGGAGTCTGAGATGAGCAACCATCATCAACAATCCGTGGCTACTCCTTGA